The following are encoded together in the Bradyrhizobium algeriense genome:
- a CDS encoding (2Fe-2S)-binding protein, which yields MTHSGTAAPARRITAVPEKIPVTLSVNGKPVKLLVAPWTTLLDALRDHLNLTGTKKGCDHGQCGACTVLVGGRRINSCLTLAVMQEDSEITTVEGLARDGELHPLQQAFIDHDAFQCGYCTSGQICSAAGLIAEGKARTADEIRELMSGNICRCGAYPNIVAAIQQAMERS from the coding sequence ATGACGCATTCTGGGACAGCAGCGCCCGCAAGGCGCATCACCGCAGTGCCCGAGAAAATTCCGGTAACGCTGAGTGTCAACGGCAAGCCGGTCAAACTTCTGGTCGCACCATGGACAACGCTCCTGGATGCTCTACGCGACCATCTCAATCTGACAGGCACCAAGAAAGGCTGTGACCACGGCCAGTGCGGTGCATGCACCGTTCTCGTCGGGGGACGGCGGATCAATTCGTGCCTGACCCTCGCCGTGATGCAGGAAGACAGCGAAATCACCACCGTCGAGGGCCTCGCGCGCGACGGCGAGCTACATCCGCTGCAGCAGGCCTTCATCGATCACGACGCGTTTCAGTGCGGCTATTGCACGTCGGGACAGATCTGCTCGGCGGCCGGGCTGATCGCGGAGGGCAAGGCAAGAACGGCCGACGAGATTCGCGAACTCATGAGCGGCAACATCTGCCGCTGCGGCGCCTATCCGAACATCGTGGCAGCGATTCAGCAGGCGATGGAGCGATCATGA
- a CDS encoding methyl-accepting chemotaxis protein, whose product MSVVQRAVLDTHSNQTVAERLIDQLADRIGGLGVELADIAGNVREVASRVANQSERFHHLQKTAETMVSANRDIANASQAVQSTTSAAVEEIVQSHSAVNTAVRHIAELVEAVGRIEARLSAVGSALSQVAKVSGSIEAIAKQTNLLALNATIEAARAGTAGRGFAVVASEVKSLAEGTRQATQQISDTMRDLDGQIGSLISESSDASLRAKSAGEGAQQISGIIARVHQGVASVGQEIDGVARAATSNLGHCDTVITELSELAKGVDLSSRDLKHADDQVAKLLETSEGLIALIADSGVETSDAPLIRVAVDTAKRISAEFEAAIDRGEITADQLMDEKYREIAGTDPKQYLTDYVAFTDRVLPSIQDPIQSSDPRIVFCVAWAKGGYLPTHNPNYRLPQGKDPVWNNANCRNRRLFSDRAVKKVAANTKPFLLQTYRRDMGGGNFALMKDLSSPIFIRGRHWGAFRMGFRQS is encoded by the coding sequence ATGTCCGTTGTGCAGCGTGCAGTGCTGGACACTCATTCCAACCAGACAGTGGCCGAACGACTCATTGACCAGCTTGCCGACCGCATCGGCGGGCTCGGCGTGGAACTTGCCGATATCGCCGGCAACGTCCGGGAGGTCGCAAGCCGCGTCGCGAACCAGTCGGAGCGGTTCCACCACTTACAGAAGACGGCCGAGACGATGGTCTCGGCCAACCGCGACATCGCTAACGCATCGCAAGCGGTGCAATCGACCACGTCCGCAGCTGTCGAAGAAATCGTTCAGTCGCACAGCGCGGTGAATACGGCCGTCAGGCACATCGCCGAACTCGTCGAAGCGGTCGGCCGCATCGAGGCCCGGCTCAGCGCCGTTGGCTCGGCCCTGTCGCAGGTTGCAAAAGTTTCCGGCTCGATCGAGGCGATTGCGAAGCAGACTAACCTGCTGGCGCTCAATGCCACGATCGAGGCGGCGCGCGCCGGAACCGCCGGCCGCGGCTTTGCCGTGGTCGCGAGCGAAGTGAAGAGCCTGGCGGAGGGGACTCGCCAGGCCACGCAGCAGATTTCCGATACCATGCGCGATCTCGACGGTCAGATCGGCAGCCTGATCAGTGAGAGCAGCGACGCCTCACTCCGCGCCAAGAGCGCCGGTGAAGGCGCACAGCAGATCAGCGGCATCATCGCGCGCGTGCACCAGGGCGTGGCGTCCGTAGGCCAGGAGATCGACGGCGTCGCCAGGGCTGCGACCTCCAATCTCGGCCATTGCGACACCGTTATCACCGAGCTCAGCGAGCTCGCCAAGGGCGTCGACCTCTCCTCGCGCGACCTCAAGCACGCGGACGACCAGGTGGCAAAGCTGCTCGAGACCTCCGAAGGCCTGATCGCGCTGATCGCCGACAGCGGCGTCGAGACCTCGGATGCACCGCTGATCCGCGTCGCCGTCGACACCGCGAAGCGCATCTCGGCCGAGTTCGAGGCCGCGATCGACCGCGGCGAGATCACGGCCGACCAGTTGATGGACGAAAAGTATCGCGAGATCGCCGGCACCGATCCGAAGCAATATCTGACCGACTATGTCGCCTTCACCGACCGCGTTCTTCCCTCGATCCAGGATCCGATCCAGAGTAGCGATCCGCGCATCGTGTTCTGCGTCGCCTGGGCCAAAGGCGGTTATCTGCCGACCCACAATCCGAACTACCGCCTGCCGCAGGGCAAGGACCCGGTCTGGAACAACGCCAATTGCCGCAACCGCCGCCTGTTCAGCGACCGCGCGGTGAAGAAGGTGGCGGCGAACACAAAACCGTTTCTGCTGCAGACCTACCGGCGCGACATGGGCGGCGGCAATTTCGCGCTGATGAAGGACCTGTCGTCACCGATCTTCATTCGCGGCCGCCACTGGGGCGCATTCCGGATGGGCTTTCGGCAGAGCTAA
- a CDS encoding methyl-accepting chemotaxis protein codes for MAFGLFKKRVPEPVAPAAEAKVPQALAGTEAVIADGDSAKAVLELLELELGAMIRQLERAANSVAGGAEATAATLSTIRQRTDALTNRTNAAQGTATTFSHAADKFTQSAQGIGSQVRDASKLADQASEAAREASANVDRLRESSAAIGNVVNLIAQIARQTTLLALNSTIEAARAGEAGRGFAVVATEVKALAVQTQNATEEITKKIEALQRDAAGSVDAVHRISQAIEAIRPVFDNVNGAVAEQNATTGEMADNAASASSFIGSVGDSATEIDHATKEAEAHGESVAQAGRAVTTFAQKLKSRCAVLLRQGEKEGDRQDRRKDQRLPCSLKIEIAAPRGTISAPVYEISMGGLLVSGADAEALAQGQSFNATLQDIGACRIRIVQRSKAGTHAQFERPDAALTEKIEDKLWSIQDDNTEAVTRAMEAGAALKKIFENGIDSGAISMEDMFDTNYVEIAGSNPAQYRTKILDWADRALPPFQEAFLARDKRMAFCAMIDTNGYLPVHNKIYSHPQRPGDVTWNTANSRNRRIFNDPAGLAAGRNQRAYLIQSYARDMGNGNTVMMREIDVPIRVKGRHWGGFRTAYRL; via the coding sequence ATGGCGTTCGGTTTGTTCAAAAAGCGGGTGCCGGAACCGGTTGCGCCTGCCGCTGAAGCCAAGGTTCCACAGGCCTTGGCCGGGACTGAGGCCGTCATTGCCGATGGCGATTCGGCCAAGGCAGTCCTTGAACTGCTGGAGCTCGAACTTGGCGCGATGATCCGCCAGCTCGAACGCGCGGCCAACTCGGTCGCCGGCGGCGCCGAGGCGACGGCTGCGACGCTGTCGACCATCCGCCAGCGCACCGATGCCCTGACGAACCGGACCAACGCCGCCCAGGGCACCGCGACCACCTTTTCGCACGCCGCCGACAAGTTCACCCAATCGGCGCAGGGCATCGGTTCCCAGGTGCGCGACGCCAGCAAGCTTGCCGACCAGGCCAGCGAGGCCGCCCGCGAAGCCAGCGCCAATGTCGACCGCTTACGGGAATCCTCAGCGGCGATCGGCAATGTCGTCAATTTGATCGCGCAGATCGCGCGGCAGACCACGCTCTTGGCGCTCAATTCCACCATCGAGGCCGCACGCGCTGGCGAGGCCGGGCGCGGCTTCGCGGTGGTCGCGACCGAGGTGAAGGCGCTCGCGGTGCAGACCCAGAACGCGACTGAAGAGATCACCAAGAAGATCGAGGCGCTGCAGCGCGACGCCGCGGGCTCGGTCGACGCCGTGCATCGCATCTCGCAGGCGATCGAGGCGATCCGCCCGGTATTCGACAACGTCAACGGCGCGGTTGCCGAGCAGAACGCGACCACAGGCGAAATGGCTGACAATGCGGCTTCCGCGTCCAGTTTCATCGGCTCGGTCGGCGACAGCGCCACCGAGATCGATCACGCGACCAAGGAAGCCGAGGCGCATGGCGAAAGCGTCGCCCAAGCGGGACGGGCCGTCACCACATTCGCGCAGAAGCTCAAGTCGCGGTGCGCGGTGCTGCTGAGGCAGGGAGAGAAAGAAGGCGACCGCCAGGACCGCCGCAAGGACCAAAGGCTGCCCTGCAGCCTCAAGATCGAAATTGCCGCCCCGCGCGGGACGATATCAGCACCGGTCTACGAAATTTCCATGGGTGGCCTTCTGGTCAGCGGGGCAGACGCGGAAGCGCTGGCGCAGGGCCAGAGCTTCAACGCGACGCTGCAGGATATCGGCGCCTGCCGGATTCGCATCGTCCAGCGGTCGAAGGCCGGCACGCACGCGCAGTTCGAAAGGCCGGATGCGGCGCTGACCGAGAAGATCGAAGACAAATTATGGTCGATCCAGGACGACAACACCGAGGCCGTGACCCGCGCGATGGAAGCCGGCGCGGCGCTGAAGAAGATATTCGAAAACGGCATCGATAGCGGCGCCATCTCGATGGAAGACATGTTCGACACCAACTATGTCGAGATCGCAGGCAGTAACCCGGCGCAGTACCGCACCAAAATCCTGGACTGGGCCGACCGCGCGCTGCCGCCGTTTCAGGAAGCGTTCCTCGCCAGGGACAAGCGGATGGCATTCTGCGCCATGATCGACACCAACGGCTACCTGCCGGTGCACAACAAGATCTATTCGCATCCGCAGCGGCCGGGCGACGTCACCTGGAACACCGCCAACAGCCGCAACCGCCGCATCTTCAACGATCCGGCAGGCCTTGCCGCCGGGCGCAACCAGCGCGCCTATCTGATCCAAAGCTACGCCCGCGACATGGGCAACGGCAACACGGTGATGATGCGCGAGATCGACGTGCCGATCCGCGTCAAAGGCCGCCACTGGGGCGGATTCCGCACGGCCTATCGGCTCTAG
- a CDS encoding YebC/PmpR family DNA-binding transcriptional regulator yields the protein MAGHSQFKNIMHRKGKQDAQKSKLFGKLAREITVAAKLGTPDPAMNPRLRAAVIAARQENMPKDNIERAIKKATGGDSESYDEIRYEGYGPGGVAVIVEALTDNRNRTASDVRTFFTKSGGNLGETGSVAFMFDRTGVIEYNASKASDDAMLDAAIEAGADDVVSSESGHEIYASQETFREVAKALEAKFGEARKAALTWKPQNTVAVDDETGEKLLKLMDLLNEHDDVQNVYANFEISDALVAKMGG from the coding sequence ATGGCCGGCCATTCCCAGTTCAAGAACATCATGCATCGCAAGGGCAAGCAGGATGCCCAGAAGTCGAAACTGTTCGGCAAGTTGGCGCGGGAAATCACGGTGGCGGCCAAATTGGGGACCCCGGACCCGGCCATGAATCCGCGGCTGCGCGCGGCCGTGATCGCGGCACGCCAGGAGAACATGCCGAAGGACAATATCGAGCGCGCCATCAAGAAGGCGACCGGCGGCGACAGCGAGAGCTACGACGAAATCCGCTACGAGGGCTACGGCCCCGGCGGCGTCGCCGTGATCGTCGAGGCGCTGACCGACAACCGCAACCGCACCGCCTCAGATGTCCGCACCTTCTTCACCAAGTCCGGCGGCAATCTCGGCGAAACCGGCTCGGTTGCTTTCATGTTCGATCGCACCGGCGTCATCGAATATAACGCCAGCAAAGCTTCCGACGACGCGATGCTGGATGCCGCGATCGAGGCCGGCGCCGACGACGTGGTCTCCAGCGAAAGCGGCCACGAGATCTACGCCTCGCAGGAAACCTTTCGCGAGGTTGCGAAGGCGCTGGAAGCGAAGTTCGGCGAAGCCCGCAAGGCGGCGCTGACCTGGAAGCCGCAGAACACGGTCGCGGTCGACGACGAGACTGGCGAGAAGCTGTTGAAGCTGATGGACCTGTTGAACGAGCACGACGATGTCCAGAACGTCTACGCCAATTTCGAGATTTCCGACGCGCTGGTCGCGAAGATGGGCGGGTGA
- the ruvC gene encoding crossover junction endodeoxyribonuclease RuvC yields MTPPPIRQPVRIIGIDPGLRRTGWGVIETEGNRLVFIGCGSVEPPDNLPLASRLLAIHEGLATILGDFRPAEAAVEQTFVNKDGVATLKLGQARGVAMLAPAMFGISVAEYAPNQVKKTVVGAGHADKNQIAVMLKILLPKAEPKSADAADALAIAITHAHHRQGVALRLKVANL; encoded by the coding sequence ATGACACCCCCACCGATTCGCCAACCCGTCCGGATCATCGGCATCGACCCCGGCCTGCGCCGCACCGGCTGGGGCGTGATCGAGACCGAGGGCAACCGTCTCGTCTTCATTGGCTGCGGTTCGGTGGAGCCGCCGGACAATCTGCCGCTGGCCAGCCGCCTGCTGGCGATCCATGAGGGGCTCGCCACAATCCTCGGCGATTTCAGGCCGGCGGAAGCGGCGGTCGAACAAACCTTTGTCAACAAGGACGGCGTCGCCACGCTGAAACTCGGCCAGGCGCGCGGGGTCGCCATGCTGGCGCCCGCGATGTTCGGCATATCGGTTGCGGAATATGCGCCCAACCAGGTCAAGAAGACCGTGGTCGGCGCCGGCCACGCCGACAAGAACCAGATCGCGGTGATGCTGAAAATATTGCTGCCGAAGGCCGAGCCGAAATCCGCCGACGCCGCCGACGCGCTGGCGATTGCCATCACGCATGCGCATCACCGCCAGGGCGTGGCGCTGCGGCTCAAGGTGGCGAACCTATGA
- the ruvA gene encoding Holliday junction branch migration protein RuvA — protein sequence MIGKLKGLIDSYGEDYVILDVGGVGYQVHCSSRTLQALPSPGDAALLSIETYVREDQIKLFGFRTDTEREWFRLLQTVQGVGAKVALAVLSTLPPAELANAIALRDKAAVSRTPGVGPKVAERIVSELKDKAPAFANVDPTVVHLAGAIDNDRAPRPVTDAISALVNLGYGPPQAAAAIAAASRSAGENAETAQLIRLGLKELAK from the coding sequence ATGATAGGCAAGCTCAAAGGCCTGATCGATTCCTACGGCGAGGATTACGTGATCCTCGACGTCGGCGGCGTCGGCTATCAGGTGCATTGCTCGTCGCGCACGCTGCAGGCGCTGCCGTCGCCCGGCGATGCCGCGTTGCTGTCGATCGAGACGTACGTGCGCGAGGATCAGATAAAACTGTTCGGCTTCCGCACCGATACCGAGCGCGAATGGTTTCGCCTGCTGCAGACCGTGCAGGGCGTCGGCGCCAAGGTAGCACTCGCGGTGCTGTCGACTTTGCCGCCGGCCGAACTCGCCAATGCGATCGCACTGCGCGACAAGGCTGCGGTGTCGCGCACGCCCGGGGTCGGTCCGAAAGTCGCCGAACGCATCGTCTCTGAATTGAAGGACAAGGCGCCGGCGTTTGCCAATGTCGATCCGACCGTGGTGCATCTTGCTGGCGCGATCGACAACGACCGCGCGCCGCGTCCGGTGACGGATGCGATCTCGGCGCTGGTCAATCTCGGCTACGGCCCGCCGCAAGCGGCGGCCGCCATCGCCGCCGCCTCGCGCAGTGCGGGTGAGAACGCGGAGACGGCGCAGCTTATTCGGTTGGGGCTGAAGGAGCTCGCGAAGTGA